Part of the Scrofimicrobium sp. R131 genome is shown below.
GGTACTTGGTTTTTTTGACAAGTTTGCCCTCAAAAATGAGGTCGACCACACCTAAGCGATCCCTGCCTCTCGGACCGCCCACGTCGAGGGCTGGTCCCTGCCTGCGGTCCACGTTTGTGAGCGCTAATTCGCGCTTTGTCCGCATGTATGATGGCACCATTCCACGCCCCCGTAAGGCATCTGAGTCATCTGGCGCCAAAAAGCTCGGGTTGGCGGGGTCGATGAAAGGGGCTTCGGGAGTGGTCGAACAGGAACCGGTCCGACTGTCGGGCACCCGCCTCGGAACCAACATGCCGCGGGTGGGTGACTACAATCTTCTGGTTGTCTTTGACCTTATTCGCCGAGCCAAAGACGGGGTTAGCCGGGTTGCGTTGGCCAACCAGACCGGCCTCAGTCGCCAGACTGTCTCCAATGTGGTTTCGCGGCTACTCAAGGCCGGGTGGGTGCACGAGGGAAAGCGGCTCTCCTCCCCGGGGCGAGGCAAGCCCCGCACGATGCTGCACGCGCGAGCCGACGCTGCATTCGCCGTTGGCGTCCATGTCGAACCAGCCTCCATCTCGGCCATCGTGATGGATGCAAATGGTGGGATTCGTGCCCGCGGAGAGTTTGGGTGGGAGTCGGATCCCGCTCGGGCTGTCAACTCGATCGGTGCCTTGGTTCGCGAGTTGATCGAGGCGGTGCCGGCCGATCGGATTCTCGGTTTGGGCTGTTCGGTGCCGGGTCCAATTGACTTGGAGCGGGGTGTATTTGTCGACCCGCCAACGCTGCCTGGTTGGGATGGGGTCCAACTGCGCGAGCTGGTTCAGCAGGCAACCGGACTGGAAACCTTCATGCAGAAGGACTCGATTGCGGCGCTCGCGGGCGAGCTCTGGAACCGAGAGCGGGGCCTGGATCGAACCACCCTGTTTGTCTACTCTGGGTTTGGCATTGGCTTTGCTGCTGCCGATCGGGGAGAGCTCTTCTTTGGTGGGAGCGGTAACGCGGGCGAGGGCGGACACATTCGGATCAACACGGATGACACCGAACTGTGCACCTGTGGGCGGCAAGGATGCGTGGGCAAGGCAGTTGAGTTCGACTATTTGGTCCGGCAGGCAGTAGACAGGGGGTTGCTCCCCCCTGCTGAGCGCTCACATACC
Proteins encoded:
- a CDS encoding ROK family protein, which encodes MVEQEPVRLSGTRLGTNMPRVGDYNLLVVFDLIRRAKDGVSRVALANQTGLSRQTVSNVVSRLLKAGWVHEGKRLSSPGRGKPRTMLHARADAAFAVGVHVEPASISAIVMDANGGIRARGEFGWESDPARAVNSIGALVRELIEAVPADRILGLGCSVPGPIDLERGVFVDPPTLPGWDGVQLRELVQQATGLETFMQKDSIAALAGELWNRERGLDRTTLFVYSGFGIGFAAADRGELFFGGSGNAGEGGHIRINTDDTELCTCGRQGCVGKAVEFDYLVRQAVDRGLLPPAERSHTELVKAMDQLTQLAGAGDPDALELKAKSCAAIAQAVVVVADLMDATDVIVGGSNAARLAPDLGEAVEREFLRYSAVASLHSLKVHEADFGSWVGAAGGASLVFDAKLSPSPAVLTGSDSAGPAGPPELITGIA